The following are from one region of the Coffea eugenioides isolate CCC68of chromosome 2, Ceug_1.0, whole genome shotgun sequence genome:
- the LOC113761922 gene encoding serine/threonine-protein phosphatase PP1 isozyme 4: MEAAVLDKIIERLIEVRSSKPGKLVQLSESEIKQLCTVSRDIFKEQPNLLELEAPIKICGDIHGQYSDLLRLFEYGGFPPKANYLFLGDYVDRGKQSLETICLLLAYKIKYPENFFLLRGNHECASINRIYGFYDECKRRFNVRLWKAFTECFNWLPVAALIDDKILCMHGGLSPDLTNLDQIRNLPRPTPIPDTGLLCDLLWSDPGKDVKGWGMNDRGVSYTFGPDKVSEFLTKHDLDLVCRAHQVVEDGYEFFADRQLVTIFSAPNYCGEFDNAGAMMSVDENLMCSFQILKPAEKKNKFMTSTKM; encoded by the exons ATGGAGGCAGCAGTACTGGATAAGATAATAGAGAGATTAATAGAAGTCCGATCCTCAAAGCCAGGGAAGTTGGTGCAGCTCTCCGAGTCGGAAATCAAGCAGCTTTGTACTGTCTCCCGTGATATTTTCAAGGAACAGCCTAATCTTCTTGAACTTGAAGCCCCCATCAAGATTTGCG GTGACATTCATGGACAGTACAGCGATCTGTTAAGGCTATTTGAATATGGGGGCTTTCCTCCTAAGGCTAATTATCTATTTTTAGGCGACTATGTAGATCGTGGCAAGCAAAGCTTGGAAACAATATGCCTTTTGTTGGCCTACAAAATCAAATATCCAGAAAATTTTTTCCTTCTAAGAGGAAATCATGAATGTGCTTCTATTAATAGGATATATGGGTTTTATGATGAATGTAAGCGTCGGTTCAATGTAAGACTGTGGAAAGCCTTTACAGAGTGTTTTAATTGGCTGCCTGTTGCCGCACTAATTGATGACAAAATATTGTGCATGCATGGGGGACTCTCTCCTGATCTTACGAATCTGGACCAGATTAGGAACTTACCACGGCCAACTCCAATCCCAGATACTGGTTTGCTTTGTGATTTACTTTGGTCGGATCCTGGTAAAGATGTCAAGGGATGGGGAATGAATGATAGAGGAGTCTCATACACCTTTGGGCCGGATAAGGTGTCAGAGTTTTTGACAAAGCATGATTTGGATCTTGTTTGTCGTGCCCATCAG GTTGTGGAGGATGGTTATGAATTTTTTGCTGACAGGCAGCTCGTTACCATTTTTTCAGCCCCCAACTATTGTGGGGAATTTGATAATGCTGGTGCGATGATGAGCGTTGATGAGAACTTGATGTGCTCATTCCAAATCCTTAAGCCAGCAgagaaaaagaataaatttaTGACGTCTACAAAAATGTGA
- the LOC113762317 gene encoding protein DA1-related 2 isoform X2 has translation MSSSSINHLSQPCIYERKSRFMKWLSKLFKGGSSSRGVTSGHQPQFLGDENMVWRAPVRSLDDRSRANKEKEELDRAIALSLAEDLKRPQGYRWRSDHDEDLGSSLHGNLSSPYPPYAPREYYPRSYLICSGCNREIGTGNYLGCMGTFFHPDCFRCHACGSPITEFEFSLSGGYSYHKSCFKELAHPKCEVCHQFIPTNGAGLIEYRCHPFWSQKYCPSHEYDKTPRCCSCERLESRSARYISLGDGRSLCLECMESAIMDTGDCQPLYHAIRDYFEGMNMRIDQQIPMLLVERQALNEAIEGEKQGFHHMPETRGLCLSEEQTVTSILRRPRFGGHSLVGMTRQPQKLTRKCEVTAILVLYGLPRLLTGAILAHELMHAWLRLKGYRNLNPQVEEGICQVLSHLWLESEVMPEFRNMPSTSAASSSSSSTWSSSKKGGKSHIESKLGEFFMHQIANDASPAYGEGFRAANAAVKKYGLRRTLDHIRENRSFPE, from the exons ATGTCTTCTTCCAGTATCAACCACCTCTCCCAGCCTTGTATATATG AGAGGAAGTCAAGGTTTATGAAATGGCTGAGTAAGCTATTTAAGGGGGGGAGTTCGAGCAGGGGTGTCACAAGTGGACACCAACCTCAGTTTCTAGGGGACGAAAATATGGTTTGGCGTGCTCCTGTTAGATCCTTG GATGATCGCTCTCGAGctaataaagaaaaagaggagtTAGACCGAGCAATTGCACTTTCTCTTGCTGAAGATTTAAAAAGGCCACAAg GATACCGGTGGCGATCAGACCACGATGAAGATCTGGGGAGCTCACTTCATGGGAACCTAAGTTCGCCATACCCTCCCTATGCTCCCAGAGAATATTATCCAAGATCATATCT AATCTGTAGTGGTTGCAACCGTGAAATTGGCACTGGTAATTATTTGGGATGCATGGGGACATTTTTTCATCCAGATTGCTTCCGATGTCATGCTTGTGGATCCccaattactgaatttgag TTTTCTTTGTCAGGTGGTTATTCATACCATAAATCTTGCTTCAAAGAGCTGGCTCATCCCAAATGTGAAGTCTGCCACCAATTT ATTCCAACAAATGGAGCTGGTTTGATTGAGTATAGGTGCCACCCCTTCTGGTCTCAGAAATACTGCCCCTCACACGAGTATGACAAGACGCCTCGATGCTGCAGTTGTGAAAGACTGGAG TCGCGCAGTGCAAGATACATATCACTAGGAGATGGACGTAGTTTATGCTTAGAATGCATGGAATCTGCCATTATGGATACCGGTGACTGCCAGCCACTTTATCATGCCATTAGAGATTACTTTGAAGGAATGAACATGAGAATTGATCAGCAAATCCCCATGCTTCTTGTTGAAAGACAAGCTCTTAATGAAGCTATTGAAGGCGAGAAACAA GGTTTCCACCACATGCCTGAAACTAGGGGTTTATGCCTTTCTGAAGAGCAGACTGTTACCAGT ATTTTGAGAAGACCAAGGTTTGGAGGTCACAGTTTGGTAGGGATGACAAGACAACCTCAGAAATTAACTCGGAAATGTGAAGTAACAGCTATTCTGGTTCTGTATGGCCTTCCAAG ATTATTAACTGGTGCCATTCTGGCTCATGAATTGATGCATGCCTGGTTGCGTCTAAAAG GTTACCGTAATCTGAATCCTCAGGTGGAAGAAGGTATCTGTCAAGTGCTTTCGCATTTGTGGCTGGAGTCTGAAGTTATGCCCGAATTCAGAAACATGCCATCCACATCAGCAGCTTCATCATCCTCATCGTCAACTTGGTCATCATCTAAGAAAGGGGGAAAATCACACATAGAAAGCAAGCTGGGCGAGTTTTTTATGCATCAGATAGCAAACGATGCTTCGCCAGCATATGGAGAAGGATTTAGAGCTGCTAATGCTGCTGTAAAGAAATATGGTTTACGCCGTACCTTGGACCACATCCGCGAAAACAGAAGCTTTCCTGAATAA
- the LOC113762317 gene encoding protein DA1-related 2 isoform X1: MSSSSINHLSQPCIYGLSSYAERKSRFMKWLSKLFKGGSSSRGVTSGHQPQFLGDENMVWRAPVRSLDDRSRANKEKEELDRAIALSLAEDLKRPQGYRWRSDHDEDLGSSLHGNLSSPYPPYAPREYYPRSYLICSGCNREIGTGNYLGCMGTFFHPDCFRCHACGSPITEFEFSLSGGYSYHKSCFKELAHPKCEVCHQFIPTNGAGLIEYRCHPFWSQKYCPSHEYDKTPRCCSCERLESRSARYISLGDGRSLCLECMESAIMDTGDCQPLYHAIRDYFEGMNMRIDQQIPMLLVERQALNEAIEGEKQGFHHMPETRGLCLSEEQTVTSILRRPRFGGHSLVGMTRQPQKLTRKCEVTAILVLYGLPRLLTGAILAHELMHAWLRLKGYRNLNPQVEEGICQVLSHLWLESEVMPEFRNMPSTSAASSSSSSTWSSSKKGGKSHIESKLGEFFMHQIANDASPAYGEGFRAANAAVKKYGLRRTLDHIRENRSFPE, from the exons ATGTCTTCTTCCAGTATCAACCACCTCTCCCAGCCTTGTATATATG GGCTTTCTTCATATGCAGAGAGGAAGTCAAGGTTTATGAAATGGCTGAGTAAGCTATTTAAGGGGGGGAGTTCGAGCAGGGGTGTCACAAGTGGACACCAACCTCAGTTTCTAGGGGACGAAAATATGGTTTGGCGTGCTCCTGTTAGATCCTTG GATGATCGCTCTCGAGctaataaagaaaaagaggagtTAGACCGAGCAATTGCACTTTCTCTTGCTGAAGATTTAAAAAGGCCACAAg GATACCGGTGGCGATCAGACCACGATGAAGATCTGGGGAGCTCACTTCATGGGAACCTAAGTTCGCCATACCCTCCCTATGCTCCCAGAGAATATTATCCAAGATCATATCT AATCTGTAGTGGTTGCAACCGTGAAATTGGCACTGGTAATTATTTGGGATGCATGGGGACATTTTTTCATCCAGATTGCTTCCGATGTCATGCTTGTGGATCCccaattactgaatttgag TTTTCTTTGTCAGGTGGTTATTCATACCATAAATCTTGCTTCAAAGAGCTGGCTCATCCCAAATGTGAAGTCTGCCACCAATTT ATTCCAACAAATGGAGCTGGTTTGATTGAGTATAGGTGCCACCCCTTCTGGTCTCAGAAATACTGCCCCTCACACGAGTATGACAAGACGCCTCGATGCTGCAGTTGTGAAAGACTGGAG TCGCGCAGTGCAAGATACATATCACTAGGAGATGGACGTAGTTTATGCTTAGAATGCATGGAATCTGCCATTATGGATACCGGTGACTGCCAGCCACTTTATCATGCCATTAGAGATTACTTTGAAGGAATGAACATGAGAATTGATCAGCAAATCCCCATGCTTCTTGTTGAAAGACAAGCTCTTAATGAAGCTATTGAAGGCGAGAAACAA GGTTTCCACCACATGCCTGAAACTAGGGGTTTATGCCTTTCTGAAGAGCAGACTGTTACCAGT ATTTTGAGAAGACCAAGGTTTGGAGGTCACAGTTTGGTAGGGATGACAAGACAACCTCAGAAATTAACTCGGAAATGTGAAGTAACAGCTATTCTGGTTCTGTATGGCCTTCCAAG ATTATTAACTGGTGCCATTCTGGCTCATGAATTGATGCATGCCTGGTTGCGTCTAAAAG GTTACCGTAATCTGAATCCTCAGGTGGAAGAAGGTATCTGTCAAGTGCTTTCGCATTTGTGGCTGGAGTCTGAAGTTATGCCCGAATTCAGAAACATGCCATCCACATCAGCAGCTTCATCATCCTCATCGTCAACTTGGTCATCATCTAAGAAAGGGGGAAAATCACACATAGAAAGCAAGCTGGGCGAGTTTTTTATGCATCAGATAGCAAACGATGCTTCGCCAGCATATGGAGAAGGATTTAGAGCTGCTAATGCTGCTGTAAAGAAATATGGTTTACGCCGTACCTTGGACCACATCCGCGAAAACAGAAGCTTTCCTGAATAA